A window of Geothrix edaphica genomic DNA:
AGGGCCAGCAGGCCGAGGCCGATCAGGCCCCGCACCAGCCAGCGCTCGTGCCAGGCTGGGCTGACGACGATGGAGACGGGGGCCGCCTCCGCCCAGGCCACGCCGTCGCTGGAGGCGCGCAGCCGGAAATCGTAGTGGCCGGCCCTGAGGTTCCGGTACTGGAGCGTGAGCCCCTGGCTCACGGGCCGCCAGCCTTCATCCACACCGTGGAGGTACGCCTGGTAGTGGAGCTGGGAGGGAACCAGGGGATCGCCCGTGTCGAAGCTGAGGTCGAGGAAATCCGGGCGCGGGGGGACTTCCGCCTCCCGGGGAAGGGCCGCGGAGCCGCCGGGCCAGCGCACATCGAGGAGCGTGGGCGGGCGCAGCGGCGCGTTGTGGAAGCCCTGGGCATCGCGGAGGATGCAGACGCCGCCGATCATCCCGATCCAGAGGCGCCCCTTGGAATCCAGCAGGAACCCGTCGTGGTTGGTCTCCTCGGAGATCAGGCCCTGGCTGCGGCTCAGGTGATGGAGGTTCCTGCCCTCCAGCAGGGTCACGCCCTTGTTGTGGCCGAAGGCCATGCGCCCACGCCCCACATCCGCGATGAAATTGATCCCCTCGTCCGGCAGGCCTTCGTTGAGCCCGAAAGTGGCCCACTGGCCATCCCGCCACAGGTGGAGGCCCTTCATGGTGCCCACCCAGAGCCTCCCGCGGGCGTCGATGGCCATGGCGGTCACGGTGGAGGCGGCGAAGGGCGCGTCCGGGAAGGCCCGCTGGAGCCTGCCCTCGGCCAGCTCCCACAGGCCGAAACCCGTGGCGAGCAGCAGGCGGCCCTCGTAGCGGACGATGTCGGACACGGATTCGTTGCCCGACTCGGGCGGGAGCCGGTGGTGGGCCAGGAGGCCCCCCTGGGCGTCGAGCTGGAACAGGCCCTGATCCGTGCCGGCCAGGATGCCGGTTCCGTCTCGGACCAGGGTCAGCACGGCCGCCTTCGACATCTGGGTCGGGCCTGCTACCGAGACCCGGCCGTTCCTCCAGCGGGCGAGGCCGCGGTCCGTGCCCACCCAGGCGCCGCCCGATCCATCCGGGAGCATGCCCCAGGTCTCGGTGGCCGGCAGGCCCTCGCGCTGAGTCCAGTGGCCGATGATGTTCCGCCCCTCTTCCACGAGGTAGACCCCGGTACTGGCGGCCAGCAGGTACCTGCCCGGAGCCAGCTCGAGGATCCCCGACACGGCGGCCAGGTCCCTTCCCCGGATCACGTCGGCGCTGTCCAGGGTCTGCAGCTCCGGCAGGGCCTGAGCCGCGAGCCCGTCGCCGTCGGATCCGATCCAGAGCACGCCGCGGCGATCCCGCATGGCGATGAAGATCCGGTCGCGGGGCAGCCCGGCCTCCGCGGTGAGCACCCGGGTGCGTCCGTCGGGTTCCCGCACCAGCACGCCGTCGCCGCCCAGGGAGATCTGGAACCCCTCGCCCTGCGGGTTGAAGCGGAGGCTGACCATGCGGGGGATGCGGGGAAGCCCGGCCAGGGCCTCGTTCACCCACCGGCCCCGGTCCATGCGGAGCAGGGCGCCGTCCAGCAGCAGCCAGGCCTGCCCGCGCGTATCCACCTGGAGGTCGCGGGCGCGGCCGCCGGGATGTTTGGTGGAGAGGGAATACATGCGGAGGCCCTGCGGATCCCATCTCGCCACGAGGTTGTCGCGCCCGAGGATCCACACGCCCCTGGCGTGATCCCGGGCCAGGCGGAAGATCGGTCCTCCGGGCCAGGGCGCGGGCAGCTGGACCGGGACGAACCGGCCCTCCTCCAGCCGGAACAGGCCCTGGCGATTGCCCACCAGTACGCGGTCCTGGTCATCCAGCCCCAGCGTCCGGCCCTCGAAGGCCTCCACCTCCTGGTCCAGTCGGTAGTTCAGGACCGTCTCGCCGCGGATCTCGGAGACACCCTCCTGGCTGCCCACCCAGATGCTGCCCGAGGGGGATTCCAGGAGCGTGTGGATGAAGAGGGCCTTGAGACCCTGGGGACCGGCGAAGGTCCGGAAGCCCGAGGCCCCGAGACGCGCGACGCCGCCCGTGTTGGTGCCCACCCACAGGAACCCGTGCCGGTCCTCGACCATCGCCGTCACCTGGCTCTGAGGCAGGCCATCCCGCAGCCCGAACCGCCGGAAGGCCGGCTGCTGTCCCGCGAGGGGCGGGAGGATGCCGGCGAGACCCAGCCAGAGCCAGGCGAGCAGGGGGCGGAGTGGGCGCATCGGGGGAAGATTCCGTCGTGTCTAAGGAGGATCATCGGCGCGACGGGCGCTCTCCGTGATCCTTGGGAGGCATGGGACTATGAAAGCATGCTTGTGGACGCGCATTGCCATCTCACGGGGACCTACCTGGCCGAGGACCAGGTGGAGGACACCCTTGCGCGCGCTCGCGCCGAAGGCGTGACCGGCTTCATCGCCGTGGGTACCGATCTTGAGGACTCCCGCACGGTGCTTGAGCTTGCGCGGCGCCTTCCCGGTGTCCAGGCCAGCCTGGGGGTGCACCCCCACGAAGCCAAGACCTGGTCTCAGGATACGGGAGCGGCCCTGGCGGCCCTGGCGCTGGATCCCGCCGTGCGCTTCGTGGGCGAGACCGGCCTGGACTGGCACTACGACCTGAGCCCCCGGGACGAGCAGGAGGCGGTGTTCCGCGCCCAGATCCGCCTGGCCAGGACCTTGCGGAAGCCCCTCATGATCCACACCCGGTCCGCGCCGGAGGCCACCCTGAGCATCCTGGAGGAGGAGGGCGCCGACGCGGTGCGGGGCATCATCCACTGCTTCAGCGAGGACCGGCCCTTCGCGCAACGGGCCCTGGACCTGGGCTTCTACCTGAGCTTCTCCGGCATCGCCACCTTCAAGAAGGCCGAGGCCGTGCGGGACGTGGCGGCCTGGGCCCCGGCGGACCGCATCCTGGTGGAGACCGACGCGCCGTTCCTGGCGCCGGTGCCCTACCGGGGCAAGCCGAACGAGCCGGGCTTCGTGCGGTTCACGGCCGAGGCCGTGGCTGGGCTGCGCGGGATCTCCTCCCTCAAGCTGGCTGAACTGACCACCCGCAACCTGGAGGCCCTGTGCGGCTGGGCGCCCTCTTCCTGATCAGCGCGGCCCTGGCTGCCGCGCCCCCTTCCGAGCCTGTGGCTGCGGCCCAGGGACACCCGGGCCTGCCCTGGGAGCGGGCCTCCCCCCTCGCCTGGCAGGCGGAGCCCTGGGTGGCCCCCGCCACGGAGGCGGGCCTTCCTGCGGCGTCGGCGGGGCCCATGACCGTGCTTCTGACCGGGGACGGCACCCTGCGCGTCAGTGATGCCCGGGGCCTGATCCGCCTGCTGGCGGGCCTTCCGGGGCGGCCCCTGCGGACCTGGCGGGACGGCGGCGTGCC
This region includes:
- a CDS encoding two-component regulator propeller domain-containing protein, translated to MRPLRPLLAWLWLGLAGILPPLAGQQPAFRRFGLRDGLPQSQVTAMVEDRHGFLWVGTNTGGVARLGASGFRTFAGPQGLKALFIHTLLESPSGSIWVGSQEGVSEIRGETVLNYRLDQEVEAFEGRTLGLDDQDRVLVGNRQGLFRLEEGRFVPVQLPAPWPGGPIFRLARDHARGVWILGRDNLVARWDPQGLRMYSLSTKHPGGRARDLQVDTRGQAWLLLDGALLRMDRGRWVNEALAGLPRIPRMVSLRFNPQGEGFQISLGGDGVLVREPDGRTRVLTAEAGLPRDRIFIAMRDRRGVLWIGSDGDGLAAQALPELQTLDSADVIRGRDLAAVSGILELAPGRYLLAASTGVYLVEEGRNIIGHWTQREGLPATETWGMLPDGSGGAWVGTDRGLARWRNGRVSVAGPTQMSKAAVLTLVRDGTGILAGTDQGLFQLDAQGGLLAHHRLPPESGNESVSDIVRYEGRLLLATGFGLWELAEGRLQRAFPDAPFAASTVTAMAIDARGRLWVGTMKGLHLWRDGQWATFGLNEGLPDEGINFIADVGRGRMAFGHNKGVTLLEGRNLHHLSRSQGLISEETNHDGFLLDSKGRLWIGMIGGVCILRDAQGFHNAPLRPPTLLDVRWPGGSAALPREAEVPPRPDFLDLSFDTGDPLVPSQLHYQAYLHGVDEGWRPVSQGLTLQYRNLRAGHYDFRLRASSDGVAWAEAAPVSIVVSPAWHERWLVRGLIGLGLLALLAWALWWRGHSVALRSRELEETIESRTLMLDRQNRALEHAHQQIKRSLESRLKLLDMVTHDLRSPLTTILLTLDRLRELIPAANMNLLDVMEREANRIETLVRNLLDQSRSEALLQSLKLVPTVPAEVTEGFEDVLRLKAEAKGLAFHLEVAPEAEQAHIQADAATLHQVMLNLFENALKFTPAGGQVGIRSSVDWTARTWCLEIWDTGRGLDASKLHELLQPFRQTQVGDAARGWGLGLSICQSIIDAHRGELKIDSEPGRGSRFKVELPLQEP
- a CDS encoding TatD family hydrolase, whose translation is MLVDAHCHLTGTYLAEDQVEDTLARARAEGVTGFIAVGTDLEDSRTVLELARRLPGVQASLGVHPHEAKTWSQDTGAALAALALDPAVRFVGETGLDWHYDLSPRDEQEAVFRAQIRLARTLRKPLMIHTRSAPEATLSILEEEGADAVRGIIHCFSEDRPFAQRALDLGFYLSFSGIATFKKAEAVRDVAAWAPADRILVETDAPFLAPVPYRGKPNEPGFVRFTAEAVAGLRGISSLKLAELTTRNLEALCGWAPSS